AACACCAAACTCAGTGTGGGAGACTCGGTCCTCTACGACGACCAGAACCGCATGGGCCAGCTGCGCGCGGCCATCCGCCGGGTCCAGGGCTACGACTTCGTCCTGATCGACGCGCCGCCCGGTCGCACCGCGATGGCCCTGGCCGGCGTGGCGGCCAGCGACCATCTCCTCATTCCGGTGAATGTCGCCAAAGCCCTCGACAACATCGACAACGTGGCCGAGGTCCTCACGACCGCGCGCCGCTTCTCGCCCACGCTCTCGGTGCTGGCGCTGGTCCCACACTCCTTCATGCGCAATACCCGCCACCACAAGGACGTGCTCCGGGGGATGCAGGAAGACCTCGCTGCCCTGGCCCCCACGACCACGCCGATCAGCCACAAGGACACGCTGTACGACGACGCGACCCTGTACCAGCAGCCCATCGCGGTGTATGCCCCGAGGAACTCGGCTCCCGAGGAATACCGCCGTCTGGCCGGTGAAGTGCTGGCGCTGCTGGGCATGCAGCCCGCCGCCGGGGCGACGTCATGAGCCGGGGTCCCCGTCCCAGCGCCGTGAAATTCGACGCGGGCCTGACGGTCGCCGGCCTGAGTGCGCCGACCGTCTTCAACGTCTCGCCCGACCAGATCCAGGTACGGCCCGACTTCAACCCGCGCGGGCAGCACACCCCGGTCGCCGACGCCTTCAGCGAGCCGGCGCTGCGGGCCCTGGGCGAAAGCATGCGCCGGGACGGCGTGCTGACCCCCCTGATCGTCTCCCAGGCCGCCGAGGGCACCTACTGGCTGATCGCGGGTGAACGGCGGCTGCGCGCGGCCCGGCTGGCGGGGCTGACCACCCTGCCCGTCATGCTCAAGACCGAACAGGACGCGGCGCGCCTCGCTCTGGTCGAAAACCTGCAACGCCAGAACCTCAACCCGGTGGACGAGACCTTCGGGTCTTCCGGCTGCTCTCCCTGGAAACGGGTCTGGCACCGAACGAGCTTCCGGCCGCTCTGCGGGCCGCCCTGCGCGAACCCGGGAAGGACCCTCACGACCTCGCCACCCGCCTGGAGAGCTACGGCGCGACCTCGCTCGAAGCCTGGGCCA
The genomic region above belongs to Deinococcus gobiensis I-0 and contains:
- a CDS encoding ParB/RepB/Spo0J family partition protein, producing MSRGPRPSAVKFDAGLTVAGLSAPTVFNVSPDQIQVRPDFNPRGQHTPVADAFSEPALRALGESMRRDGVLTPLIVSQAAEGTYWLIAGERRLRAARLAGLTTLPVMLKTEQDAARLALVENLQRQNLNPVDETFGSSGCSPWKRVWHRTSFRPLCGPPCANPGRTLTTSPPAWRATARPRSKPGPDTAPRF
- a CDS encoding ParA family protein — encoded protein: MKVISIYNQAGGAGKTTVTRDLGYALTQLGFRVLLVDLDSQASLTRWLGQLAPGTDGSKPAGLRLDRTVFPVLTDPDADLPEPLNAFGMDLIPANTKLSVGDSVLYDDQNRMGQLRAAIRRVQGYDFVLIDAPPGRTAMALAGVAASDHLLIPVNVAKALDNIDNVAEVLTTARRFSPTLSVLALVPHSFMRNTRHHKDVLRGMQEDLAALAPTTTPISHKDTLYDDATLYQQPIAVYAPRNSAPEEYRRLAGEVLALLGMQPAAGATS